AGAATTATCAGAAGTGAGTTCCTTTAATTTTTTTTTGTAGTTGGTTAACATATTGAGAAATCCGTATTCGCCGTCATTTCTAATAAAGATATCGTACGAACCCTGCGAATGATCGTAAGCATTTTCGGTAAAATCTCTGTACCATTTCATCTTTGGTCCATCCTGAACTAATTCAAATAATCCGAATTTCTCCAAAGGTCTCTGGAAAGTTCTGTTTTTACCTTTTAAATCAACAAACTCGATTTGCCTGAATTCATTAAAAAGGCGTTTTTCTCTTTTATTTATGCCGTTGATCAGCACAATATGTTTTTGTGTAATACTATTCTCGTATAATTCGTCCTTATAAAAACTACTTTTTCTAAACAATATTTTAGATTCTGAAACGCTTCCGTCAGCAAAAACTATTTTGGCAGGAATCCCAATTTTCTGTGACAAGGCTACAGCACAAAGAACTAATGCAAATAGTGAAAAGAATTTTTTCATTATAAATTTTTTAGTTTAATTTCTTTCCTTAAATACTGCTTGAATTCCTCGGCGATCGGCCCAAAATAGGTTCCTTTTTTAAGGTCTCTGTTGACGCCACATTTAGCCAAAAGCACCGTGCCGGTTTCTACCCGAACGCCTGATGCCATGCCGACCTGGCCCCAAATTGTTACTTCATCTTCAATAATACAGCATCCCGCTATGCCGGTTTGCGATGCGATAAGCACCTTTTTTCCGATAATCGTGTCGTGCCCGATCTGGATTTGATTGTCTAAAACGGAACCTTCACCAATAACCGTGGAATCTGTTACTCCGCGATCAATTGTGCAGTTGTTACCGATTTCGACATTATTTTCAATTATGACGTTTCCAACTGATATTAATCTATCGAAGTTGCCGTTCAGTTTTCTGTAATAAAACGCATCGCCGCCCAAAACGGTTCCGCTTTGGATGATTACGTTATCGCCAATTACAGTGCGGTCACCAATTACCACATGTGGAAAAATCAGGCAGTTCTTACCGATTTTTATCTCATTACCGAGAACAGCGGACGGATGAATTGTGGTTCCTTCGCCTACTTCGATATCGTGCAGCACATCGCTGAAATTATAAATCCGTGTGAAATGCGTATTGATTTTATTGAAATCCCGAAAAGGATCATCCGAAACCAACAGCGCCTTCCCCGGCGGACAGGGCACTTCTTTATCGATTAAAATAACAGTTGCCGCAGATTCCAATGCTTTATCATAATACTTCGGATGATTTACGAATACGATTTCGCCCGGTTTTACGCGGTGAATTTCGTTCGTTCCCAGGACCGGAAAATCCCCGTCGCCAACCATTCTGGCACCGATTATTTCAGCGATCGTATGTAAAGTCTGCGGGTTGTTAAAAGTCATATTTTTGAAAAATGCAGGATACGCGATGCGAAACTGAGTTCGCAACACCTAAACCGGATACAATTATTTTACTCTCTCAAGATAGCTACCGTCTTCGGTGTTAACTTTAATTTTGTCGCCAGCCTCGATGAACAAAGGAACCATAACGCGAGCGCCGGTCTCAACAATCGCATTTTTCAACGCGTTGGTTGCTGTATTTCCTTTTACGCCCGGATCAGCCTCAATTACGTCCAGGTAAACCGTTGGCGGAATTTCTGCGGACAGCGGTGATTCATCAGCATCTTTCAGAATAATCGTTACTTCTTCGCCGGCTTTCATAAACTGGGCGTTCTCGATCATCGTTTTGTTAAGATAGATCTGCGAAAAATCGTCGTTGTTCATGAAATGGAATCCGTTATCGTCTTCGTACAGATACTGGAATTTACGTGTAATCACTTTTACCTCATCGATTTTGTGGCCTGCGGAAAAAGTATTGTCTAATACTTTCCCGTTGGTCACCGATTTCATTTTGGTGCGAACGAAAGCCGGCCCTTTACCCGGTTTTACGTGCATGAATTCAATAATTTTGAAAATATCGTTGCTGAATTCGATACACATTCCCTTTTTAATATCGTTGCTTGTTGCCATTTAGTATAGTTGGTTGTTTCTGTTGATGGTTATAGTTATAAATTCTTTTTATTCTTTCCCGGTTCCGTAGCCTTTAACGATTCCGCGCGGCGAATTTTTTATGAATTCGAGAATTTCGTCGCGTTCAACGGTCGGAAGCATTTCCTTTTCGATGAAACTGCTGGCTTGGGAGACGTTCATTTTCATTTGAAAAATTGCCCTGTATATTTTCTGGATCTCAAATATTTTCTCGTTGGTGAAACCTCTTCTGCGGAGACCCACTGAATTGATGCCGGCATAGGTCATCGGTTCGCGCGCTACCTTCACATAGGGTGGGATATCTTTTCTAACTAGGGTTCCGCCCGAAATCATCACATGTTTTCCGATCTTTCCGAACTGATGAATGGCTGAAAGGCCGCCCATTACCGTATAATCACCAATTTCAACATGTCCTGCAATGCCGCAGCCGTTAACGATGATCACGCCGTTACCGATAATACAGTCGTGCGCGATATGCGAAGTCGCCATGATGAGGCAGTCGTTACCGAGTTTGGTATATCCGAGAGCTTTGGTTCCGCGGTTTACGGTGACGCACTCTCTGATGGTTGTATTATCGCCGATAATCACCTGTGTATCTTCACCATCGAATTTTAAATCCTGCGGAATTGCGGAAATCACTGTTCCGGGGAAAATGCGGCAGTTTTTGCCGATTCTTGCGCCATCCATGATGGTTACGTTAGAACCGATCCAAGTTCCTTCACCAATTATTACATCGCCCGCAATCGTGGTAAACGGTTCTACGATGACATTTTTTTTAATTTGTGCACGCTTATCTACAGCGGCTAACTGATGTACCATTTAATCAGGTTTATTTTTTGCGACCTGCGCCATCAGTTCGGCTTCCACCAC
This window of the Flavobacteriaceae bacterium 3519-10 genome carries:
- a CDS encoding Acyl-[acyl-carrier-protein]--UDP-N- acetylglucosamine O-acyltransferase codes for the protein MVHQLAAVDKRAQIKKNVIVEPFTTIAGDVIIGEGTWIGSNVTIMDGARIGKNCRIFPGTVISAIPQDLKFDGEDTQVIIGDNTTIRECVTVNRGTKALGYTKLGNDCLIMATSHIAHDCIIGNGVIIVNGCGIAGHVEIGDYTVMGGLSAIHQFGKIGKHVMISGGTLVRKDIPPYVKVAREPMTYAGINSVGLRRRGFTNEKIFEIQKIYRAIFQMKMNVSQASSFIEKEMLPTVERDEILEFIKNSPRGIVKGYGTGKE
- a CDS encoding UDP-3-O-[3-hydroxymyristoyl] glucosamine N-acyltransferase; the encoded protein is MLRTQFRIAYPAFFKNMTFNNPQTLHTIAEIIGARMVGDGDFPVLGTNEIHRVKPGEIVFVNHPKYYDKALESAATVILIDKEVPCPPGKALLVSDDPFRDFNKINTHFTRIYNFSDVLHDIEVGEGTTIHPSAVLGNEIKIGKNCLIFPHVVIGDRTVIGDNVIIQSGTVLGGDAFYYRKLNGNFDRLISVGNVIIENNVEIGNNCTIDRGVTDSTVIGEGSVLDNQIQIGHDTIIGKKVLIASQTGIAGCCIIEDEVTIWGQVGMASGVRVETGTVLLAKCGVNRDLKKGTYFGPIAEEFKQYLRKEIKLKNL
- a CDS encoding Translation elongation factor P Translation initiation factor 5A, whose product is MATSNDIKKGMCIEFSNDIFKIIEFMHVKPGKGPAFVRTKMKSVTNGKVLDNTFSAGHKIDEVKVITRKFQYLYEDDNGFHFMNNDDFSQIYLNKTMIENAQFMKAGEEVTIILKDADESPLSAEIPPTVYLDVIEADPGVKGNTATNALKNAIVETGARVMVPLFIEAGDKIKVNTEDGSYLERVK